Proteins found in one Agaribacterium sp. ZY112 genomic segment:
- a CDS encoding phytanoyl-CoA dioxygenase family protein yields MSQIELTAEQMADFERDGYVIARGYFNNEEVAKLQEAAFADPRLHNDAWHKKDAEGTVSKVCIWQETGSDLYSMFSRSRRLVDSCEKIIGEPTYHTSTKIMMKEPFVGGAWEWHQDFGYWHHDNLMLYPKAISCMIAINKATTENGCLQVLKGSHKLGRLDHSRTGDQKGAEMQFVDEAMKYHELINVELEPGDTLFFHCNLLHKSNQNRSEHPRWSIICAYNAISNQAFRENEAVYYPLDRVDDDAILNWSEEAEATEA; encoded by the coding sequence ATGAGCCAGATTGAATTAACAGCAGAACAAATGGCCGATTTCGAGCGCGACGGTTACGTCATTGCTCGTGGTTATTTCAATAATGAAGAGGTCGCTAAGCTACAAGAAGCGGCTTTTGCCGATCCGCGTTTGCACAATGATGCATGGCACAAGAAAGATGCTGAAGGTACGGTCAGCAAGGTATGTATCTGGCAAGAAACAGGCAGTGATCTGTACTCTATGTTCAGCCGCAGCCGCCGTTTGGTAGACAGCTGTGAAAAGATTATTGGTGAGCCAACGTATCACACCAGTACTAAGATCATGATGAAAGAGCCATTTGTTGGTGGTGCGTGGGAATGGCATCAAGACTTTGGTTACTGGCATCACGATAATTTGATGCTTTACCCAAAGGCCATCAGCTGCATGATCGCTATTAATAAAGCGACGACTGAAAACGGTTGTTTACAGGTATTAAAAGGCTCTCATAAATTGGGCCGTTTGGACCACAGCCGCACCGGTGACCAAAAAGGCGCAGAGATGCAGTTTGTGGATGAAGCGATGAAATATCACGAGCTGATTAATGTTGAGCTAGAGCCCGGTGATACTTTGTTTTTCCACTGTAACTTGTTACACAAGAGTAACCAGAATCGCAGTGAGCACCCGCGTTGGTCCATTATTTGCGCTTATAACGCCATTAGCAATCAAGCTTTCCGTGAAAACGAAGCGGTTTATTACCCTCTTGATCGTGTAGATGATGATGCGATCTTGAATTGGAGTGAAGAAGCCGAGGCTACTGAAGCTTAA
- a CDS encoding 6-bladed beta-propeller, whose product MSEAKYKQENIPLPKSGKDPHGMIVGQGDFKYHVDTQWGKLDSGAYPVENCHDMVIDSQNRIIMLTDNTKNNFVVYDKSGKLLDAWGSEYPGAHSIEIVNENGEEFLYVVDHGWVLNRHWDGINTDAWDSPTNKVVAQQGFVAKLTLDGRLVYTIGHPVTIGIYEPDMPFRPSDITVAPNGDIYVTDGYGSDFVIQYDCHGRYVRHWGGADNSDENYNLVNTHGIGVDLRNPADPHLIVSSRWQQCLKLFNLDGSFRETIATPGAYIHGPVFEGEHFFAPVCWSHINDANAEDSGFISVFDRDNKIVANLGGEAPVYKDGVLQTMSTSWDIFNHVHGMAVDDEGSLYVGQWRAKQTYPFKLTRV is encoded by the coding sequence ATGAGCGAAGCTAAATATAAACAAGAAAACATTCCTTTGCCTAAGTCGGGCAAGGACCCTCACGGCATGATCGTGGGTCAGGGTGATTTTAAATATCACGTTGATACTCAGTGGGGTAAATTGGACAGTGGCGCCTATCCCGTAGAAAACTGCCACGACATGGTGATCGATAGTCAGAATCGCATCATCATGTTGACCGACAATACTAAAAACAACTTTGTTGTTTACGATAAGAGCGGCAAATTACTCGATGCTTGGGGCAGTGAATACCCTGGCGCCCACTCGATTGAAATTGTGAATGAAAACGGCGAAGAATTTCTCTATGTCGTTGATCACGGCTGGGTGCTTAACCGCCACTGGGATGGCATCAATACTGATGCATGGGACTCACCAACCAACAAAGTGGTTGCTCAGCAAGGTTTTGTCGCCAAGCTTACTTTGGATGGTCGCCTTGTTTATACCATTGGCCACCCTGTGACGATTGGTATTTATGAGCCTGATATGCCTTTCCGCCCTTCCGATATCACTGTAGCTCCGAATGGCGATATCTACGTCACCGATGGCTACGGCTCAGATTTTGTTATTCAGTATGATTGCCACGGTCGCTATGTGCGCCACTGGGGTGGTGCCGATAACAGCGATGAGAATTACAATTTAGTTAATACCCACGGTATTGGTGTCGATTTACGTAACCCCGCAGACCCCCACCTTATCGTGAGCTCACGCTGGCAGCAGTGCCTCAAGTTATTTAATCTTGATGGTAGTTTTCGAGAAACGATTGCAACCCCAGGAGCCTATATTCACGGCCCTGTATTTGAGGGCGAGCACTTTTTTGCGCCTGTATGTTGGTCACACATTAATGATGCCAATGCGGAAGACAGCGGTTTTATTTCCGTGTTTGATCGCGACAACAAAATTGTTGCCAACCTCGGTGGTGAAGCACCTGTCTATAAAGACGGTGTTTTGCAAACAATGAGCACAAGCTGGGATATCTTTAATCATGTACACGGCATGGCTGTGGATGATGAGGGAAGTCTTTATGTGGGGCAGTGGCGGGCCAAGCAGACCTATCCATTTAAGCTCACGCGAGTTTAA